One genomic window of Mailhella massiliensis includes the following:
- a CDS encoding EAL domain-containing protein, which produces MSEAPRIVSNVSVWPFEAAKAIIQEHIARMKPEDVCALIIFEIRFSPDMPEKTTDGVRHRMEQVLSGSMKPSNLLARMDDDMFLVVDFNPESAERVLAKMRDMRGRLDAVAGAVQDADIHVCVGTAFACGTLLTFDPLLEQACAALAAARTAEDGCAVMEFPVAVPFNAVVTRLTDWIALYKVGETAQLVYVSSGCYHTMKQNAGRHVQLGSVRDILIHQSDAVQHNEAIIECFSKNVGTENTFRFSVDGGNWRWCRSRFLPIGSLRERGAYVLVLSSDITEEKKNEEQLAMENTFLRLLNDNTSMLFWKVDLRTGFFSVINERGDDLVSDWHFPDDILRRELIHPNSVVAFQRLAELLLSGKSSSSVMLQIRFGDVQRFRWVAVRYHFLTDDNGMPVKAVGVTTAVDNTGRESVLFLMGAERTECFHSHVILTVRVNLTENLVEEVWSEGRNFTDYYGKIKYSEIIAEKEERCFSHQEKSIFSRLFSRQALLEAYREKRYWITLEYRRVNNNGDINWVAFTVNLIKQVFSDSVYAFIVLRDVNKKYLWESYREGKLSRNNITGVYDDHSTKNLMRGILHNENHDTSAVVFIQPLLKKNENMDILRPIVSSLMSLFFDGSYLVGSYKDNIVVFFHDVESWVYVHATVKKAFDFVRRAIAGNYEELSLYFTANIYLGKVDDSNIDHILLQLSNLYVNVKRQVYDDEIFIYDTSFINFDDGLEYINDFHLFSYDKDNMENLSKKEREVLYKSIFSMISSSSIEVSVKNILNHIGKFYNADRAYIVFLDEKSANIFVPYEWLNNGKRSIKNIISEYTLDTFPLLKHCYKHKKPLRTKRNELVTDFRKYNSWEYEVFPIIYNSVIKGFLCIENAKTNIDSIAIVEIILFYFVQEQKRIENSKSNYIEKIDELTKTKNFYAYCSELPGFSSDKYSTMGCFVVDFADIPSMDNRYGNYIILNISELLERFFGKNVFRTEKTKFVALYPNVLEQIFITRCTRLRTVLQNKYADHVHCGFSWAKEFFSAEKLVQEAQSIMMSNTSLDLSREESFQLGKTRYATVEDAVAEGRFTVYFQPRIDVSTGKICGAEALVRGLDEEGKTVSPLSFIGKMEELGMIKNLDLFVLDFVLECLERWHEHGLITPCISVNFSRYTLFNYSLSGALLAIFSRHERFAVNLIEVEITESACNVESGTLNRVMDEFRRFGLKFSLDDFGSGYSNLSIFTNVKFNTVKLDRSLITDINKNIIGRTVVGDIIHICDTQKMTCVAEGVETKEQLETLITEGCRYVQGYYYDRPLSKNVFESKYLKAHHEQW; this is translated from the coding sequence ATGAGTGAAGCTCCCCGTATCGTCAGCAATGTTTCCGTATGGCCATTTGAGGCGGCAAAAGCCATTATTCAGGAACATATTGCACGTATGAAGCCTGAAGATGTCTGCGCTCTCATTATTTTTGAGATTCGTTTCTCTCCAGATATGCCAGAGAAGACAACAGACGGCGTCCGTCACCGCATGGAGCAGGTTCTTTCGGGCAGTATGAAGCCTTCGAACCTGCTGGCCAGGATGGATGACGATATGTTTCTTGTGGTAGATTTCAATCCGGAATCCGCCGAACGAGTCCTTGCCAAAATGCGGGATATGCGCGGCAGGTTGGACGCAGTGGCCGGAGCCGTTCAGGACGCGGATATCCATGTCTGTGTGGGAACGGCGTTTGCCTGCGGTACGCTGCTGACGTTTGATCCCCTGCTTGAACAGGCGTGTGCGGCGCTGGCTGCCGCCCGAACCGCAGAAGACGGTTGCGCCGTTATGGAGTTTCCCGTAGCGGTTCCCTTCAATGCCGTCGTTACCCGGCTGACCGACTGGATAGCTCTGTATAAAGTGGGCGAAACGGCGCAGCTCGTGTATGTAAGTTCAGGCTGTTATCATACCATGAAACAGAACGCCGGCCGTCATGTGCAGCTTGGCAGTGTGCGGGACATCCTCATTCATCAGAGCGACGCCGTGCAGCATAATGAAGCCATTATCGAATGTTTCAGTAAAAATGTCGGCACTGAGAATACCTTCCGTTTTTCCGTTGACGGTGGAAACTGGCGATGGTGTCGGAGTCGCTTTCTCCCTATCGGAAGCCTGCGTGAGCGAGGGGCGTATGTACTCGTTCTTTCTTCCGACATTACGGAAGAAAAAAAGAATGAAGAACAGCTGGCTATGGAGAACACGTTTCTCAGACTTTTGAACGACAATACTTCGATGCTGTTCTGGAAGGTGGATCTGAGGACCGGATTTTTTTCGGTCATCAACGAGCGGGGGGACGATTTGGTGTCGGATTGGCATTTTCCCGACGATATTCTCCGCCGGGAGCTTATACATCCGAACTCCGTTGTCGCGTTTCAGCGCCTTGCGGAGCTGCTTCTGTCCGGAAAAAGTTCTTCCTCGGTCATGCTTCAGATTCGATTCGGGGATGTTCAAAGGTTCAGATGGGTGGCGGTACGGTATCATTTTTTGACGGATGACAATGGAATGCCGGTGAAAGCCGTAGGCGTTACCACGGCTGTAGACAATACGGGCCGGGAGTCTGTGCTTTTTCTCATGGGGGCCGAAAGAACGGAATGTTTCCATTCCCATGTTATTCTTACGGTTCGAGTCAATCTTACCGAGAATCTTGTTGAGGAGGTCTGGAGCGAGGGAAGAAATTTTACGGATTATTACGGCAAAATAAAGTATTCGGAGATTATTGCGGAAAAGGAGGAGAGATGTTTTTCTCATCAGGAGAAAAGTATTTTTTCCCGTCTGTTCAGCCGACAGGCCTTGTTGGAAGCGTATCGGGAGAAAAGATACTGGATAACGCTGGAATATCGTAGAGTTAATAATAACGGCGATATTAACTGGGTGGCTTTTACCGTTAATTTGATAAAACAGGTATTCTCCGACAGTGTATACGCGTTTATTGTTTTACGCGATGTCAATAAAAAATATTTGTGGGAAAGTTATCGAGAAGGAAAACTGTCACGCAACAACATAACTGGAGTTTATGACGACCATTCCACAAAAAATCTGATGCGTGGCATATTGCATAATGAAAATCATGATACCAGCGCCGTTGTTTTTATTCAGCCGTTATTGAAAAAGAATGAAAATATGGATATTTTGCGGCCGATTGTGTCGTCATTAATGAGCTTATTTTTTGATGGATCCTACCTTGTAGGATCATATAAAGATAATATTGTTGTTTTTTTTCATGATGTTGAAAGCTGGGTGTATGTTCACGCAACGGTAAAAAAAGCTTTTGACTTTGTAAGAAGGGCAATAGCTGGTAATTATGAGGAATTGTCGTTATATTTTACAGCAAATATATATTTGGGAAAAGTTGACGACTCAAATATTGACCATATTTTGCTTCAGCTTTCAAATTTATATGTAAATGTAAAAAGACAGGTTTATGATGATGAAATTTTTATATATGATACAAGTTTTATAAATTTTGATGATGGACTTGAATATATAAATGATTTTCATTTATTTTCATATGATAAGGATAATATGGAGAATTTGTCAAAAAAAGAAAGAGAAGTGTTGTATAAAAGTATTTTTTCTATGATTTCTTCAAGTTCAATAGAAGTATCGGTAAAAAATATTCTGAATCATATAGGAAAGTTTTATAATGCCGATAGAGCATATATTGTTTTTCTCGATGAGAAAAGCGCTAATATTTTTGTACCGTATGAATGGTTGAATAACGGAAAAAGGAGTATAAAGAATATTATATCTGAATATACTCTTGATACGTTTCCGCTTTTAAAACATTGCTATAAGCATAAAAAGCCTTTGAGAACAAAGCGTAATGAATTAGTTACAGACTTTAGAAAGTATAATTCATGGGAATATGAGGTATTTCCTATAATATATAATAGTGTTATAAAAGGTTTTTTGTGTATAGAAAATGCAAAAACAAATATTGATAGTATTGCTATAGTAGAAATAATTTTGTTTTATTTTGTTCAGGAACAAAAGCGCATAGAAAATAGTAAGAGTAATTATATTGAAAAAATTGACGAATTAACAAAAACAAAGAACTTTTATGCCTATTGTAGTGAGCTTCCCGGTTTTTCTTCGGATAAGTATAGCACTATGGGATGTTTCGTTGTTGATTTTGCCGATATTCCTTCCATGGACAACCGATATGGAAACTATATCATATTGAACATATCGGAACTGCTGGAACGCTTTTTTGGGAAGAATGTGTTCCGCACGGAAAAAACAAAATTTGTCGCGTTGTATCCCAATGTGCTTGAACAGATTTTTATTACGCGCTGCACCAGGCTCAGAACGGTGCTCCAGAACAAGTACGCTGACCATGTTCACTGCGGTTTTTCTTGGGCGAAGGAGTTTTTTTCCGCGGAGAAACTGGTTCAGGAAGCGCAGTCCATTATGATGAGCAACACGTCGCTTGATCTTTCCCGTGAGGAGTCTTTTCAGCTCGGCAAAACGCGCTATGCCACCGTGGAGGACGCCGTTGCAGAAGGGCGTTTTACCGTGTATTTTCAGCCGAGAATCGATGTTTCCACCGGAAAGATATGCGGGGCGGAAGCGCTGGTTCGTGGGCTGGATGAAGAAGGCAAGACGGTGTCTCCTTTGTCGTTCATTGGAAAGATGGAAGAACTCGGGATGATCAAGAATCTTGATTTGTTCGTTCTTGATTTTGTGTTGGAGTGTCTTGAGCGGTGGCATGAACATGGACTCATAACGCCGTGCATTTCTGTGAATTTTTCGAGATACACGCTGTTTAATTATTCTCTTTCCGGTGCGTTGCTTGCCATTTTCAGTCGACATGAGCGTTTTGCCGTGAATCTTATAGAAGTGGAGATTACGGAATCGGCTTGTAATGTGGAAAGCGGTACGCTTAACCGTGTGATGGACGAATTTCGCCGTTTCGGGCTTAAATTTTCGCTTGACGATTTCGGCTCGGGCTACTCCAATCTTTCCATTTTTACCAACGTAAAGTTCAACACGGTGAAACTCGACCGAAGTCTCATCACGGACATTAATAAAAACATTATCGGCAGGACGGTGGTAGGGGATATCATTCATATATGCGACACACAGAAAATGACGTGTGTCGCGGAAGGTGTGGAAACAAAAGAGCAGCTGGAGACATTGATCACGGAAGGCTGCAGGTATGTACAGGGATATTACTACGACCGCCCCCTGTCGAAAAACGTATTTGAAAGCAAGTACTTGAAAGCTCATCACGAACAGTGGTAA